In bacterium, one DNA window encodes the following:
- a CDS encoding metalloregulator ArsR/SmtB family transcription factor has protein sequence MKFKSAASEDLEKMAHRVKALADSSRLRILQTLYAGEKPVNSVVNETGLEQANTSKHLAFLTHTGFAKSRRSGTTIYYSLSSPAVKKMLKKLLKGFEKID, from the coding sequence ATGAAATTTAAGTCAGCTGCAAGCGAAGACTTGGAAAAAATGGCGCATCGCGTTAAAGCTTTAGCCGATTCGTCCCGCTTAAGAATTTTGCAAACATTGTACGCTGGCGAAAAACCCGTGAACAGTGTGGTCAATGAAACCGGCCTAGAACAAGCCAATACATCCAAACATTTAGCTTTTTTAACCCATACGGGCTTTGCAAAATCACGCCGCAGTGGCACCACCATTTATTATTCTCTTTCCTCTCCTGCTGTTAAGAAAATGCTTAAAAAGCTTCTTAAAGGCTTTGAAAAAATAGATTGA
- the eno gene encoding phosphopyruvate hydratase: MAKITQVKAREILDSRGNPTVEADIFLDDGAMGRAQVPSGASTGEHEACELRDGDAKRYFGKGTLKAVSHVNDIIAREIKGIEAGSQKALDDKIIALDGSPNKSNLGANALLAVSLAFAKASARSQKIPLYQFIAKLVNNSTLTLPVPMMNILNGGAHADNNIDLQEFMIVPVNFNKFSDALRAGAEVFHSLEKVLKGRKLNTAVGYEGGFAPNLASNAEALDAIAQAVEKAGYKFGSDILIALDAASSEFFKDGTYNMKNEANPVKTSAQMVAYYEDLAKKYPIKSIEDGVAENDWEGWKLLTEHLGKKMQLVGDDLFVTNVKRLGEGIKKGIGNSILIKVNQIGTLSETLDSIMLAHQNNYTAVISHRSGETEDTTIADIAVGTGAGQIKTGSLSRTDRICKYNQLLRIEEELGSKAVYPGKSVFKF, encoded by the coding sequence ATGGCTAAGATTACTCAAGTTAAAGCTCGCGAAATACTCGATTCCAGAGGGAATCCAACGGTTGAAGCCGATATATTTTTAGATGATGGGGCCATGGGACGTGCTCAGGTGCCTTCGGGGGCCTCAACCGGCGAACACGAAGCCTGCGAATTGCGTGATGGCGATGCTAAGCGTTATTTTGGAAAAGGAACCCTTAAAGCCGTATCGCACGTGAACGATATCATTGCCCGTGAGATAAAAGGTATTGAAGCCGGTAGCCAAAAAGCTTTGGATGATAAAATTATTGCTCTCGATGGATCTCCCAATAAATCAAATTTAGGTGCCAATGCACTCTTAGCTGTTTCTTTGGCTTTTGCTAAAGCATCGGCCCGTAGCCAAAAAATTCCTCTTTATCAATTTATTGCCAAGCTCGTAAATAATAGCACCCTTACTTTGCCCGTACCCATGATGAATATTTTAAACGGTGGGGCGCATGCCGATAACAATATTGATTTACAGGAATTCATGATTGTTCCTGTTAACTTTAATAAATTCTCGGATGCTTTGCGTGCTGGTGCTGAAGTTTTCCATTCTTTAGAAAAAGTTTTAAAAGGCCGCAAGCTTAATACCGCTGTGGGTTACGAGGGCGGCTTTGCTCCTAACTTAGCCAGCAATGCTGAAGCTTTAGATGCAATAGCTCAAGCGGTTGAAAAAGCCGGTTACAAATTTGGTAGTGATATTTTAATTGCACTGGATGCGGCCTCAAGTGAGTTTTTTAAAGATGGTACCTACAACATGAAAAACGAGGCAAATCCTGTAAAAACCTCGGCGCAGATGGTTGCTTATTACGAAGATTTAGCTAAAAAATATCCCATTAAATCTATCGAAGACGGTGTTGCCGAAAACGACTGGGAAGGTTGGAAATTACTCACCGAACACCTGGGCAAAAAAATGCAGCTGGTGGGTGATGATTTATTCGTGACCAACGTTAAACGTTTGGGCGAAGGGATTAAAAAAGGTATCGGCAACTCTATCCTCATCAAAGTAAATCAAATAGGAACCCTTTCAGAAACACTCGATTCCATCATGCTGGCGCATCAAAATAATTATACGGCCGTTATCTCACACCGTTCTGGCGAAACCGAAGATACTACGATTGCCGATATTGCGGTGGGTACCGGTGCTGGCCAAATAAAAACAGGTAGCCTTTCGCGTACCGATCGTATTTGTAAATATAATCAGCTTTTGCGTATTGAAGAAGAGCTGGGTTCAAAGGCCGTGTATCCGGGCAAAAGTGTGTTTAAGTTTTAA